CAGGAAGTTGGATCCCGAACTACATCGTCACGCCGGCTCCCGAGTTTGCACTCAGTGAAGGACTCCACGTATCGAAGCGCACCTATCTTGGTGATCTTCTCCGGCCCAATATGGGCAACTGTAACGGGCTCTTCTGTCGGAACGGAGGTCCTGTCGGACCGTGAGGCCCTAAGAGCTGGGCAACCCGCCTGGATCAGCCGGGCGGGTTGCGCGACGAACCAAGAGATGACTCATCGCAACGCCAGCGTTCGACGAATTGGCTGGTTGAAGGCTGGAATGCCTTTCCCGACCGGGGACATCGGTAAGGAAAGGCTCCACAAGCTTCTAGTGCTCGCATTCCGGCTTGATTTTCCCCTCAGTAGGGGCTTGCACACCTGTCCATTCTGTCCTCCAGTGTTCTCTTCAGAGGAGTGGATACAGAATCTCCGAGTCGAATACCAGGGCGATTTTCGGTACTTGGGCAACGGACAAATCCGTATTGAGGCTCCAGGCGACAAGATCTTCGTCGCACCAGATCTCATCTATCACTACGCCAGCGTCCATCGTTTCCTGTCGCCCAAGAGTTTCCTAGAGGCCTTGGATCGTCTGGACATCACCCTCCCATCACTGGAGCCTTAGTTCACTTTCGATGCGTTCGCGTTGAAAGTGGCTTGGAGCACACTCACCTTCGGACCCGACGTGAGAGCTTCAGTTCAGTGACGATGGCTCCCTCGCAGTGGCTAACTTGGTGATGGCGCTGCGATACGGGTGACGCAGGACCGTGGGATTCGATGAGTACCTCAAGAAAGAGGACGTTCACGCGTGGGCAATATATGATAAATTATAAATTTGAAGATGCTTTTTATATTTCGACACGCCTGCGAAATGGTAAGGAATTTCGAAGCCTTCTCTTCAGCACCCGGCTAGTGTGCGGCAGGGGTCGCCGGCCCGCTCCTTGACAGCGAGCGGATGCCTGCCTCAGACTCCTCCCCTCGTCACATTCTTGCCGTCTTTGTGGAACCGGGCTCGAGATCTCTCGGCCCGGCTTGCTGGGTCGAGCCCTGTATTCGTCCGGCGCCAACGCGGGTTGAGAGACGACGGTAGAGCTGCTGATCTTGGGGAGGACGTGGACCATCTGCGAACCACGCGAATCGGGTAGTGCAGGTTCACCGAAATGGTGGTGGAACCTGCCGATCGTGCTGCTCCTCGGGATCCTGGTTCCCCTCGGTGTCCGTTCGCTGGTCACCGATGACAGCCGCTACGGCTGGGGCACCTTCGGTCGCCAGACGATCTACACCCTCACCTACTTGTGGGAGTTTGAGGACGGGCGAAGGGAGATTTACGAACCGGGGGACGAGCTGCGGGACGACGCTCGCAAGCTGCTCGACTCTCCGCGCCAGCGGAATACCCGCTACGGTCCCGGCGCGATCCCAATCTGGATCCGAGCCTATGGTCGCTACATGTGGGAACGGCGCCCGGCGGAGGCGCGGGCCTTCCATGCCGTCCTGCGATACGAATTCGACAAGAGCCGAAGGCTGGAGCTGAGCGACGCGGCGGCGAGCCGCTCGTTCCGGTACCCCGAAGAGACATCCGAGCCGTGAATTCCCGCCTGATCGGAGGGTGGAACCGCTTCTGGTTCGAGCCACGCTCGACCCAGAGTCTGTGCTTGTTCCGCATCTTCTTCGGCGTCGTTTTCCTGATGAAGATGACCGGGTTCAGCAACCTGCAGCGCATCGGCAGGCTCCGCGCCCGGTTTCCCAGGCACCAATTCACTGACGAAGCGGACTACTACCTCGACGCCTTCCGACTCCCCGTTCCCGGATTCGAACGGTTGCCGGTGCCCGAGCTGTGGCAGTACCAGGCTCTGGAATACCTTCTTCTCGTCGCCGGAGTTCTCTTCACTGTAGGGCTCGCGACCCGTTGGGCCGGTGGGGCGATCGCCGTCATCTGGCTCTACCAGTTCCTCTTGAGCCAGTTCACCTACCGTCACCATGTGATGGTCATCGCCGTGGTGATGCTAGTACTCGCCTTCAGCCGGTGCGACGAATACTACAGCCTGTCCGCCTACTTGCGGGGGCCCGAGGCCCCACGGCCACGGCGACCCATCTTGCCGATTCGGCTGCTCCAGGTCTTCCTGTCGATCGTCTACTTCTTCAGCTTCGCCGGAAAACTGAATCCGAGCTGGATCAGCGGCGACATCATGCTGGTCTTCGAGCATCAGGGTTCGGTCTCGGGAGACCTGGCCGACGGTCTCGACTGGCTCTTCGCCTGGCCGGCGCTCGCCGGTCTTGGCGAGCTCTTCTACCGGTCCCTGGCGTGGTTCACTTTGGGCGCGGAGGGCTTGCTCGCCTTCGGAATCTGGGTTCCGCGGTGGCGGAATTGCACCATTCTGGTGGGGCTGCTCTTGCACCTGGGGATCGATCTGACGATGAGCGTGGCTACCTTCAGCTTCCAGATGTTCGCGCTCTATGTGGTCCTGATCCAGCCGGAGTCCGGTCGGTTGCTGGCGTACTACGACGGCGAAAGCCCAGCGGCGCGCGTCGCCATGCGCCGCTGCCGCCTGTTCGACTGGCTTCAGCGAGTGACCTGGATCGACATGAGCCGTGTCGAGCACGAAGCCGCACCCCCTTTCGAACCAATCGAAGGTGAAATCGTCGTTCAAGGAGGCGACGGTCGCTGGCTGCGAGGCTACTCGGCCCTCGTCCGCCTCTGCGCCCACTTTCCCCTCGGTTTCCTCCCCTCGTGGTTGATGCGCGCCCCTGGCGTCCGGTATCTCGGGGCCCGGCTGCTCCCGGCCTATCCGGTCACCTCCGGTGCTAGGCTCGATCCGTGAAACCGGCGCAAGGCAAACTCGCCTTCGATCGCTACACCCTCGACCTGGAAAGCCGCGAACTGGCCTGC
This is a stretch of genomic DNA from Acidobacteriota bacterium. It encodes these proteins:
- a CDS encoding HTTM domain-containing protein — encoded protein: MNSRLIGGWNRFWFEPRSTQSLCLFRIFFGVVFLMKMTGFSNLQRIGRLRARFPRHQFTDEADYYLDAFRLPVPGFERLPVPELWQYQALEYLLLVAGVLFTVGLATRWAGGAIAVIWLYQFLLSQFTYRHHVMVIAVVMLVLAFSRCDEYYSLSAYLRGPEAPRPRRPILPIRLLQVFLSIVYFFSFAGKLNPSWISGDIMLVFEHQGSVSGDLADGLDWLFAWPALAGLGELFYRSLAWFTLGAEGLLAFGIWVPRWRNCTILVGLLLHLGIDLTMSVATFSFQMFALYVVLIQPESGRLLAYYDGESPAARVAMRRCRLFDWLQRVTWIDMSRVEHEAAPPFEPIEGEIVVQGGDGRWLRGYSALVRLCAHFPLGFLPSWLMRAPGVRYLGARLLPAYPVTSGARLDP